Below is a window of Staphylococcus succinus DNA.
ACGGTGCATAATTTAAATTGAGCGCTTTAATTTCATCTCTTTTTAATCTTAATGCTTGAAACAAGCTCTTAATATATGGCTCATCTTCAGTTAATGGAGCCATAGTCATAAGACCAACTACTTCTATCTTTTCAAATTGTTCTAAATCCTCAATAAAAGTGTTGACGTCTTCTAGAGAAACACCTTGTTTGGACGATTCTCCTGAAACATTTACTTGAACAAAACATTTAATTTTATGTTCAGCTCTTTTATTAATTTCTTTTGCTAATTTCAAACGATCTAATGCATGAAAGTAATCGATGTCATTAATCACTTCTTTAACTTTTCTTGTTTGTAAAGAACCAATAAAGTGCATTACGATATCATTTGGTAACGCTTGTTTTTTCTGAAGACAACCTTCTATACGGTTCTCACCAAAGTGCCTAATTCCCGCATAATATGCATCATTAGCTCGGTCTATTGTAACATACTTTGTTACTGCAATCACGTTTGGCAATGTTGAAACATGTTCTTT
It encodes the following:
- a CDS encoding YggS family pyridoxal phosphate-dependent enzyme codes for the protein MNVQQNLEQINEELKVHCKKEHVSTLPNVIAVTKYVTIDRANDAYYAGIRHFGENRIEGCLQKKQALPNDIVMHFIGSLQTRKVKEVINDIDYFHALDRLKLAKEINKRAEHKIKCFVQVNVSGESSKQGVSLEDVNTFIEDLEQFEKIEVVGLMTMAPLTEDEPYIKSLFQALRLKRDEIKALNLNYAPCKELSMGMSNDFHIAAEEGASFVRIGTKLVGKEE